A window of Cryptomeria japonica chromosome 3, Sugi_1.0, whole genome shotgun sequence contains these coding sequences:
- the LOC131027936 gene encoding calmodulin-like protein 7 — MENLDAIKRIYEIIDGNADGVVSVGEISCFVNRLGIPISEQDITCMFSSLSNDEDKFNCVGFEEFVHLYQSILSNEDAELEDESKDLMEAFKVFDRNEDGYISSSELRQVLSSLGLIAQGQRCENMICRFDSDCNGVLDFMEFKNMMASKLSS, encoded by the coding sequence ATGGAGAACCTTGATGCGATCAAAAGAATTTATGAAATTATAGATGGCAATGCGGATGGAGTTGTGAGTGTGGGTGAAATCAGTTGTTTCGTAAACAGACTTGGAATACCAATTTCAGAACAAGATATCACATGTATGTTCAGTTCTCTGAGCAATGATGAAGACAAATTTAACTGTGTAGGATTTGAAGAATTTGTGCATTTATATCAGTCAATTCTGAGTAACGAAGACGCGGAATTAGAAGATGAGTCAAAAGATTTGATGGAAGCTTTCAAAGTTTTTGATCGGAATGAAGATGGATATATCTCTTCCAGTGAGCTGCGACAAGTCCTGTCCTCTCTGGGATTGATCGCACAGGGCCAACGTTGCGAGAATATGATTTGCAGATTTGATTCAGATTGCAACGGAGTGTTGGATTTCATGGAATTCAAGAATATGATGGCATCGAAACTCTCTTCATGA